The following coding sequences are from one Aeromicrobium duanguangcaii window:
- the mca gene encoding mycothiol conjugate amidase Mca, with translation MHVHAHPDDESSKGAASTAKYVAEGVDVHVVTCTGGERGSILNPAFEHPGILENPELIAEIRREEMDKAREILGVSQDWLGFVDSGWPEGNPKPPLPEGCFALVPIEEAAAPLVRLIRSFRPHVLTTYDENGGYPHPDHVKCHEVSVYAFEAAADPERYPELGEPWQVKKLYYHHGWSRARIEAINAAMERHGLESPYKDWLESREIDPEHEKRMTTRVPCAEYFEVRDRALIAHATQIDPNGFWFAVPHQVQEEAWPTEDWELVKSFVDTELPEDDLFAGLR, from the coding sequence ATGCATGTGCACGCCCATCCTGACGACGAGTCGAGCAAGGGTGCGGCGTCCACCGCCAAGTACGTGGCCGAGGGGGTCGACGTGCACGTCGTCACCTGCACCGGCGGCGAGCGGGGGTCGATCCTGAACCCCGCGTTCGAGCACCCGGGGATCCTCGAGAACCCCGAGCTCATCGCCGAGATCCGCCGCGAGGAGATGGACAAGGCCCGCGAGATCCTCGGCGTCAGCCAGGACTGGCTCGGGTTCGTCGACTCGGGCTGGCCCGAGGGCAACCCCAAGCCGCCGCTGCCCGAGGGCTGCTTCGCCCTCGTGCCGATCGAGGAGGCCGCCGCGCCGCTGGTCCGCCTGATCCGCTCCTTCCGTCCGCACGTCCTGACGACGTACGACGAGAACGGCGGCTACCCGCACCCCGATCACGTCAAGTGCCACGAGGTCAGCGTGTACGCCTTCGAGGCCGCGGCCGATCCCGAGCGCTACCCCGAGCTGGGCGAGCCGTGGCAGGTCAAGAAGCTCTACTACCACCACGGCTGGTCGCGGGCGCGCATCGAGGCGATCAACGCGGCGATGGAGCGGCACGGTCTGGAGTCGCCCTACAAGGACTGGCTCGAGAGCCGCGAGATCGACCCCGAGCACGAGAAGCGCATGACCACCCGCGTGCCCTGCGCCGAGTACTTCGAGGTGCGCGACCGTGCCCTGATCGCGCACGCGACCCAGATCGACCCCAACGGGTTCTGGTTCGCGGTGCCGCACCAGGTCCAGGAAGAGGCGTGGCCCACCGAGGACTGGGAGCTGGTGAAGTCCTTCGTCGACACCGAGCTGCCCGAGGACGACCTCTTCGCCGGCCTGCGCTGA
- the msrA gene encoding peptide-methionine (S)-S-oxide reductase MsrA, translating into MRFGFDKTTLPTPETALPGRDTRPFSVGDRHLVTGNPIETDGPEGFGIAIFGLGCFWGEEKTFWEQPGVWSTSVGYAGGVTPNPTYEEVCTGRTGHAEVVRVIFDPSVISYADLLRVFWENHDPTQGMRQGNDRGSNYRSIILTTTPEQQAEAEASREAYQQQMTAHGYGQITTQIRPLDAYYYAEEAHQQYLVKNPFGYCPLHATGVSYA; encoded by the coding sequence ATGCGATTCGGATTCGACAAGACGACGCTTCCCACGCCCGAGACTGCGCTCCCGGGCCGCGACACCCGCCCCTTCTCGGTCGGGGATCGACACCTGGTCACCGGCAACCCGATCGAGACCGACGGCCCCGAGGGCTTCGGGATCGCCATCTTCGGCCTCGGTTGCTTCTGGGGCGAGGAGAAGACGTTCTGGGAGCAGCCCGGTGTCTGGTCCACCTCCGTCGGCTACGCCGGCGGCGTCACGCCGAACCCGACGTACGAGGAGGTGTGCACCGGTCGCACCGGTCACGCCGAGGTCGTGCGCGTCATCTTCGATCCCTCGGTCATCAGCTACGCCGACCTGCTGAGGGTGTTCTGGGAGAACCACGACCCCACGCAGGGCATGCGCCAGGGCAACGACCGCGGCTCGAACTACCGGTCGATCATCCTGACGACGACGCCCGAGCAGCAGGCCGAGGCCGAGGCGTCCCGCGAGGCCTACCAGCAGCAGATGACCGCCCACGGCTACGGCCAGATCACGACGCAGATCCGCCCCCTCGACGCGTACTACTACGCCGAGGAGGCGCACCAGCAGTACCTCGTCAAGAACCCGTTCGGGTACTGCCCGCTGCACGCGACCGGCGTCTCCTACGCCTGA
- a CDS encoding GNAT family N-acetyltransferase, producing the protein MTVLRTPRLTLRHWSRTDREPFAALNADPAVMEYFPAPLDAVQSDALADRISARLDEHGWGLWAVETPDGRFAGFTGLNPVPPAIAELVRGEPTMEVGWRLAPWAWGHGYATEAATAALRHGFGVLDLDEIVSFTAATNLRSRAVMERLGMTRDPADDFDHPALAPDSPLRPHVLYRLSRGGEPS; encoded by the coding sequence GTGACGGTTTTGCGCACCCCGCGGCTGACGCTGCGGCACTGGAGCCGAACCGATCGCGAGCCGTTTGCCGCGTTGAACGCGGATCCGGCGGTCATGGAGTACTTCCCGGCACCGCTCGACGCGGTCCAGAGCGATGCTCTCGCCGACCGGATCTCCGCCCGTCTCGATGAGCACGGCTGGGGTCTGTGGGCCGTCGAGACCCCGGACGGCCGGTTCGCCGGCTTCACCGGTCTGAACCCCGTGCCACCGGCGATCGCCGAGCTGGTGCGCGGTGAGCCGACGATGGAGGTCGGCTGGCGACTGGCCCCATGGGCCTGGGGCCACGGCTACGCCACCGAGGCCGCGACTGCCGCGCTGCGTCACGGGTTCGGCGTCCTCGACCTGGACGAGATCGTCTCCTTCACCGCGGCGACCAACCTGCGTTCCCGCGCCGTGATGGAGCGACTGGGGATGACGCGCGATCCCGCCGACGACTTCGACCACCCCGCCCTGGCGCCGGACAGTCCGCTGCGCCCACACGTCCTCTATCGCCTCTCGCGCGGGGGAGAGCCGTCCTGA
- a CDS encoding phosphatase PAP2 family protein: MTTEESTDATEPRSRAVRWRPLAIAVYAVALVAWIVVVGVPTDPFQMFAWMWLAVIAWRWGVPARAHLDFVKDWWPAFAVLVVYLYSRGLSDELIGTVHWTMPIHVDRWLTGGNDLPTAYLQDALCGDPCVRATPPRWYDVLLTTVYYTHFVVALTLALVLWVRNRVDWAAWLSRYLVMNVAGLIVYVLYPMAPPWLASKEGYIAESLPRLTGRGWSDLGLGGFHVILAKVGNPVAAMPSLHGGIAMLVALWTIRRLTSPWRWTALLYPLVMAFALVYYAEHYVIDIIAGWALAGLVMFVVGWWERRRGVPI; this comes from the coding sequence GTGACGACCGAGGAGTCCACCGATGCGACCGAGCCCCGCTCGAGGGCGGTGCGCTGGCGCCCGCTCGCCATTGCGGTCTATGCGGTGGCCCTCGTGGCGTGGATCGTGGTCGTCGGCGTGCCGACCGACCCGTTCCAGATGTTCGCGTGGATGTGGCTGGCCGTCATCGCGTGGCGGTGGGGCGTGCCCGCCCGGGCCCACCTCGACTTCGTCAAGGACTGGTGGCCGGCCTTCGCCGTGCTCGTGGTCTATCTCTACAGTCGCGGGCTGAGCGACGAGCTGATCGGCACCGTGCACTGGACGATGCCGATTCACGTGGACCGCTGGCTGACGGGCGGCAACGACCTGCCCACGGCCTACCTGCAGGACGCCCTGTGCGGCGACCCGTGCGTCCGCGCGACCCCGCCGCGTTGGTACGACGTTCTCCTCACCACGGTCTACTACACCCACTTCGTCGTCGCGCTCACGCTGGCCCTCGTGCTGTGGGTGCGGAACAGGGTCGACTGGGCGGCGTGGCTGAGCCGCTACCTCGTGATGAACGTGGCGGGCCTGATCGTCTACGTGCTCTACCCGATGGCGCCGCCGTGGCTGGCGTCGAAGGAGGGCTACATCGCCGAGAGCCTGCCCCGGTTGACCGGCCGTGGCTGGTCCGACCTCGGGCTGGGCGGCTTCCACGTCATCCTGGCCAAGGTGGGCAATCCCGTGGCCGCGATGCCCTCGCTGCACGGCGGCATCGCGATGCTCGTGGCGCTGTGGACCATCCGCCGGCTGACCAGCCCGTGGCGCTGGACGGCGCTGCTCTACCCGCTCGTCATGGCGTTCGCGCTGGTCTACTACGCCGAGCACTACGTCATCGACATCATCGCCGGGTGGGCCCTCGCGGGGCTCGTGATGTTCGTCGTCGGCTGGTGGGAGCGCCGACGCGGCGTGCCGATCTGA
- the greA gene encoding transcription elongation factor GreA has translation MSTETETIWVTQEAYDRLVAELNRLKNEVLPDITQKIANAREEGDLRENGGYHAAREEQGKTDAQIRQLEDRLRRAEVGDAPADDGKVEAGMKVTIRFQGDSDTETFLLGSRELLSMDSSVDLDIYSPTSPLGAAIMGKFAGATVSYEAPNGKSITVEIVEATPF, from the coding sequence ATGTCGACCGAGACCGAGACCATCTGGGTGACCCAGGAGGCCTACGACCGACTCGTCGCCGAGCTCAACCGCCTCAAGAACGAGGTTCTTCCCGACATCACGCAGAAGATCGCCAATGCCCGCGAGGAGGGCGACCTGCGCGAGAACGGCGGGTACCACGCCGCTCGCGAGGAGCAGGGCAAGACCGACGCGCAGATCCGTCAGCTCGAGGACCGACTGCGTCGTGCCGAGGTCGGCGATGCGCCGGCCGACGACGGCAAGGTCGAGGCGGGCATGAAGGTCACGATCCGCTTCCAGGGCGACAGTGACACCGAGACGTTCCTGCTGGGATCGCGCGAGCTGCTGAGCATGGACTCCAGCGTCGATCTGGACATCTACTCCCCCACCTCGCCGCTCGGCGCCGCCATCATGGGCAAGTTCGCCGGGGCGACGGTCTCCTACGAGGCCCCCAACGGCAAGTCCATCACCGTCGAGATCGTCGAGGCCACGCCCTTCTGA
- a CDS encoding SRPBCC family protein — protein MSTNTRLIETTPERVWDVLADGWLYPLWVVGASRMRDVDATWPEVGARLHHSVGVWPALIDDDTSVLEVEPGRLLKLHARAWPAGAAEVTLTLSPQGAGTNVTIEEEPVSGPAVLMPGPLREPSLHWRNTETLRRLAFIAERREAPTP, from the coding sequence ATGAGCACCAACACCCGCCTCATCGAGACCACGCCCGAGCGAGTCTGGGACGTCCTGGCCGACGGCTGGCTGTACCCGCTGTGGGTCGTCGGTGCCTCGCGGATGCGCGACGTCGACGCCACGTGGCCCGAGGTCGGCGCCAGGCTGCACCACTCGGTGGGCGTGTGGCCGGCTCTGATCGACGACGACACCTCGGTCCTGGAGGTCGAGCCCGGGCGGCTGCTGAAGCTGCACGCCCGCGCGTGGCCGGCCGGGGCGGCCGAGGTCACCCTCACGCTGTCCCCGCAGGGCGCGGGGACCAACGTGACGATCGAGGAGGAGCCGGTGAGCGGCCCCGCCGTTCTGATGCCGGGCCCGCTGCGGGAGCCGTCGCTGCACTGGCGCAACACCGAGACGCTGCGCCGGCTCGCGTTCATCGCCGAACGCCGCGAGGCGCCCACCCCGTGA
- a CDS encoding mismatch-specific DNA-glycosylase, with protein MGWSRAELESFAGRTIPDLMPDDLRLLFVGINPGLVSAATGLHFARRGNRFYPALVRAGLVDTDDPALAAEQLRDRGVGITNLVARASARADELDPSELVEGRARLVELVTEHRPRVVAVAGITSFRTAFGHRAARPGRQPEDLAGAEVWVVPNPSGLNAHETVASLAEAYAEVARAAGVLSSL; from the coding sequence ATGGGCTGGAGTCGAGCCGAGCTGGAGTCCTTCGCCGGACGGACGATCCCGGACCTGATGCCCGACGACCTGCGGTTGCTGTTCGTCGGGATCAACCCCGGCCTCGTCAGCGCCGCGACGGGCCTGCACTTCGCCCGGCGCGGCAACCGCTTCTATCCGGCGCTCGTTCGAGCCGGCCTGGTCGACACCGACGACCCGGCCCTGGCGGCCGAGCAGCTGCGTGACCGCGGCGTCGGAATCACCAATCTCGTCGCCCGAGCATCCGCCCGGGCCGACGAGCTGGACCCGTCCGAGCTGGTGGAGGGTCGCGCCCGCTTGGTCGAGCTCGTCACCGAGCACCGGCCGCGCGTCGTCGCGGTCGCGGGCATCACGTCCTTTCGCACCGCGTTCGGCCACCGCGCCGCCCGCCCGGGACGCCAGCCCGAGGACCTCGCCGGAGCCGAGGTGTGGGTCGTGCCGAACCCGAGCGGACTCAACGCGCACGAGACGGTTGCGTCACTCGCCGAGGCCTACGCCGAAGTCGCCCGTGCGGCCGGCGTCCTGTCCTCGCTCTGA
- a CDS encoding cytochrome P450 encodes MSLLTVRNSWSGHKFPHPPGRRPIAYDAMRLNTDTPVKNVMTVGGSLGPIFEVRVFNQKYVFVSDAALAAELCDESRFFKVLAPAVAQLRDFVGDGLFTALEGEQNWHTAHGVLMPAFSKAAMRGYHDTMLETAAEMFGVWDSQGGPIDVTADMTRLTLETISRCAFSRDFGSFTSSERHPFVDAMVMALMTGMQKGALDAVPGGGRIARRIDERNADQRAYLDDLVDTMVGERRDNGERHDDLLDRMLYEAHPETGVKLDDRNIREQILTFLVAGHETTSGALSFALYYLSRNPEILAKAHAEVDDLLGPDPDTEPTFEQVPRLRYLRRCLDETLRLWPTAPAFARSPRETTTVGAGTGHEVVMTPDDWAMIILPMTHRDPKAWGPTAEEFDPDRFLPENSRGRMKNIYKPFGTGERACIGRQFAIHEALLVLARLLHRYDITGEPDYELAIEERLTIVPQGFRLTLTPRTPAARSAEAPTVDEGPEQAPSGCPVAH; translated from the coding sequence GTGAGCCTGTTGACCGTGCGGAACAGCTGGAGCGGGCACAAGTTCCCCCATCCGCCCGGGCGTCGCCCCATCGCCTACGACGCGATGCGGTTGAACACCGACACTCCGGTCAAGAACGTCATGACGGTCGGGGGGTCCCTCGGTCCGATCTTCGAGGTGCGCGTCTTCAACCAGAAGTACGTGTTCGTCTCCGACGCCGCGCTGGCCGCCGAGTTGTGCGACGAGTCGCGCTTCTTCAAGGTCCTGGCGCCCGCGGTGGCGCAGTTGCGCGACTTCGTCGGCGACGGCTTGTTCACGGCGCTCGAGGGCGAGCAGAACTGGCACACGGCCCACGGCGTGCTCATGCCGGCCTTCTCGAAGGCTGCGATGCGCGGCTACCACGACACGATGCTCGAGACGGCAGCCGAGATGTTCGGGGTGTGGGACAGCCAGGGCGGGCCTATCGACGTGACCGCCGACATGACCCGGCTGACGCTCGAGACGATCAGCCGCTGCGCCTTCAGCCGCGACTTCGGATCGTTCACCTCCAGCGAGCGTCACCCGTTCGTCGACGCGATGGTGATGGCGCTCATGACGGGGATGCAGAAGGGTGCGCTCGACGCGGTGCCCGGGGGCGGCAGGATCGCGCGGCGCATCGACGAGCGGAACGCCGATCAGCGCGCGTATCTCGACGATCTCGTCGACACGATGGTGGGCGAGCGCCGCGACAACGGTGAGCGGCACGACGACCTGCTCGACCGGATGCTCTACGAGGCCCATCCCGAGACCGGTGTGAAGCTCGACGACCGCAACATCCGCGAGCAGATCCTCACGTTCCTGGTGGCGGGTCACGAGACGACGTCGGGTGCCTTGAGCTTCGCGCTGTACTACCTGTCGCGGAACCCTGAGATCCTCGCGAAGGCCCACGCCGAGGTCGACGACCTGCTGGGGCCGGACCCCGACACCGAGCCGACCTTCGAGCAGGTCCCGCGACTGCGCTACCTGCGGCGCTGCCTCGACGAGACCCTGCGGCTGTGGCCCACCGCCCCGGCGTTCGCACGGTCTCCGCGCGAGACGACGACCGTCGGAGCGGGAACCGGGCATGAGGTCGTGATGACGCCCGATGACTGGGCGATGATCATCCTGCCGATGACGCACCGCGATCCGAAGGCCTGGGGTCCGACGGCCGAGGAGTTCGATCCGGACCGGTTCCTGCCCGAGAACTCGCGCGGGCGGATGAAGAACATCTACAAGCCGTTCGGCACGGGGGAGCGGGCCTGCATCGGCCGCCAGTTCGCGATCCACGAGGCGCTCCTCGTGCTGGCTCGGCTGCTGCACCGCTACGACATCACCGGCGAGCCGGACTACGAGCTGGCGATCGAGGAGCGACTGACCATCGTGCCGCAGGGCTTCCGGCTGACTCTGACGCCGCGCACGCCCGCAGCACGCAGCGCGGAGGCGCCGACGGTCGACGAGGGGCCGGAGCAGGCGCCCTCCGGATGCCCGGTCGCCCACTGA
- the ilvA gene encoding threonine ammonia-lyase, whose amino-acid sequence MDLNDARAAREILQGVSEVTPLPHSRWLHELTGRDVRLKCENLQRAGSFKIRGAYTRIARLSDEERARGVVAASAGNHAQGVALAAAKLGARATIFMPHGAALPKVQATLGYGAEVRFHGLGVTEALVAAAEFADETGATLIHPFDHPDIVAGQATVGLEIIEQLPEVSTILVPLGGGGLAAGIALLKSERPDITVVGVQAEAAAAYPGSLAEGIPVEADLGSTMADGIAVSRPGAVPFDLIRQHLDEVVTVSEESMSQALIGLLERAKLLVEPAGAVGVAALLEYPDRFEGPVVPVLSGGNIDALLLLEVIRHGLASGGRFLMFRVRISDRPGELMRLLTELAQMDVNILNVNHDRGSEALGVREVEVALQVATRGNDHREEVWRRLTELGYDPS is encoded by the coding sequence GTGGACCTGAACGATGCGCGCGCGGCGCGTGAGATCCTGCAGGGCGTCAGTGAAGTCACGCCCCTGCCGCACTCGCGGTGGCTGCACGAGCTGACCGGTCGCGACGTCCGGCTCAAGTGCGAGAACCTGCAGCGTGCCGGGTCGTTCAAGATCCGCGGCGCCTACACGCGCATCGCGCGGCTGTCCGACGAGGAGCGTGCCCGCGGCGTCGTCGCGGCCAGCGCCGGCAACCACGCGCAGGGGGTCGCGCTGGCGGCCGCCAAGCTGGGCGCCCGCGCCACGATCTTCATGCCGCACGGCGCCGCCCTGCCGAAGGTCCAGGCCACGCTCGGCTACGGCGCCGAGGTCCGGTTCCACGGGCTCGGCGTGACCGAGGCGCTCGTGGCCGCCGCCGAGTTCGCCGACGAGACCGGCGCGACGCTCATCCACCCCTTCGACCACCCCGACATCGTCGCGGGTCAGGCGACCGTGGGGCTCGAGATCATCGAGCAGCTCCCGGAGGTCTCGACGATCCTCGTCCCCCTGGGCGGCGGGGGCCTGGCGGCGGGCATCGCCCTGCTCAAGTCCGAGCGCCCCGACATCACCGTCGTGGGCGTGCAGGCCGAGGCTGCGGCGGCCTACCCGGGATCGCTCGCCGAGGGGATCCCTGTCGAGGCCGATCTGGGCTCGACGATGGCCGACGGCATCGCGGTGTCGCGTCCGGGCGCGGTGCCGTTCGATCTGATCCGCCAGCACCTGGACGAGGTCGTCACCGTCTCCGAGGAGTCGATGAGCCAGGCGCTGATCGGGCTGCTGGAGCGCGCCAAGCTGCTGGTCGAGCCGGCGGGCGCGGTCGGGGTGGCGGCGCTGCTGGAGTACCCCGATCGCTTCGAGGGCCCCGTGGTGCCGGTGCTGTCGGGTGGCAACATCGACGCGTTGCTCCTGCTCGAGGTGATCCGGCACGGCCTGGCGTCCGGCGGCCGGTTCCTGATGTTCCGCGTGCGGATCTCGGACCGCCCCGGCGAGCTCATGCGGCTGCTGACCGAGCTGGCCCAGATGGACGTGAACATCCTCAACGTCAACCACGATCGCGGCTCGGAGGCCCTGGGCGTGCGCGAGGTCGAGGTGGCGCTGCAGGTCGCGACCCGCGGCAACGACCATCGCGAGGAGGTCTGGCGTCGCCTGACCGAGCTGGGCTACGACCCAAGCTGA
- a CDS encoding phytoene desaturase family protein, which translates to MSAPAGRTFDAIVIGAGPNGLVAANHLVDAGWSVLLLEEQPTVGGAVHSDTDVHPGFVHDTFSTFYPLAAASRTIQDLRLEEYGLVWRHAPAVLGHPFADGQWALQHRDREITAALMDRQHAGDGEAWLELCRTWDEIGDALITGLLTPFPPVRGGLSLLRHLPKAGGLDFVKMLLSPVVQMADTRFGGQAPGILLAGNAGHADIPLDSPGSGLMGLMMTMMGQTVGFPVPEGGAGKFAEALAARFEARGGRIETSSRVAHIDVSGGRASGVRTADGTPYEARRAVVADVVASALYGDLLDPTDVPAKVHQRMQHFRLDPGTVKVDWALDGPIPWASPPPYAPGTFHVADSRHEMNQALQQVHDGYVPASPFLLAGQMTTTDPTRSPAGTESVWAYTHVPQQTVADAGDGTIRGTWDRDDAERFADRMQDRIERLAPGFGSRIMTRRVMGPRELQARNANLIGGAINGGTAAIDQQLFFRPIPGLGRAETPIPGLFLGSASAHPGGGVHGAPGMNAARAALAHGRVDHVVSPVRGWARSVRARLG; encoded by the coding sequence GTGAGCGCACCGGCCGGTCGCACGTTCGACGCCATCGTGATCGGTGCCGGACCGAACGGACTCGTGGCGGCGAACCACCTCGTCGACGCCGGCTGGTCGGTCCTCCTCCTGGAGGAGCAGCCCACCGTGGGCGGAGCGGTGCACAGCGACACCGACGTGCACCCCGGGTTCGTCCACGACACGTTCAGCACGTTCTATCCCTTGGCGGCCGCTTCCCGCACCATCCAGGACCTCCGCCTCGAGGAGTACGGACTGGTGTGGCGCCATGCGCCGGCCGTCCTGGGCCACCCGTTCGCCGACGGCCAGTGGGCCCTGCAGCACCGCGACCGTGAGATCACCGCTGCGCTGATGGATCGCCAGCACGCGGGCGACGGCGAGGCTTGGCTCGAACTGTGCCGCACCTGGGACGAGATCGGCGATGCCCTTATCACCGGCTTGCTGACCCCGTTCCCGCCGGTGCGCGGCGGCCTCTCCCTGCTGCGCCACCTGCCGAAGGCGGGCGGGCTCGACTTCGTCAAGATGCTGCTGAGTCCCGTCGTCCAGATGGCCGACACGAGGTTCGGCGGCCAGGCGCCGGGGATCCTGCTGGCCGGCAACGCCGGGCATGCCGACATCCCGCTGGACTCCCCCGGCTCCGGGCTGATGGGCCTGATGATGACGATGATGGGCCAGACCGTGGGCTTCCCCGTGCCCGAGGGCGGCGCCGGCAAGTTCGCCGAGGCTCTCGCCGCGCGGTTCGAGGCGCGCGGCGGACGAATCGAGACCTCCAGCCGAGTCGCGCACATCGACGTGTCGGGCGGGCGCGCGAGCGGCGTCCGCACCGCCGACGGCACGCCCTACGAGGCACGCCGCGCGGTCGTGGCCGACGTGGTGGCGTCGGCCCTCTACGGGGACCTGCTGGACCCCACCGACGTCCCGGCCAAGGTGCACCAGCGGATGCAGCACTTCCGCCTCGACCCCGGCACCGTCAAGGTCGACTGGGCGCTCGACGGACCGATCCCCTGGGCCTCACCGCCTCCGTACGCCCCCGGCACGTTCCACGTCGCCGACTCCCGCCACGAGATGAACCAGGCCCTGCAGCAGGTGCACGACGGCTACGTGCCGGCCTCGCCGTTCCTGCTGGCCGGGCAGATGACCACGACCGACCCCACCCGGTCGCCGGCGGGCACCGAGTCGGTGTGGGCCTACACCCACGTCCCGCAGCAGACGGTCGCCGACGCCGGCGACGGGACGATCCGCGGCACGTGGGACCGCGACGACGCCGAGCGCTTCGCCGACCGCATGCAGGATCGGATCGAGCGCCTCGCGCCGGGCTTCGGCTCGAGGATCATGACGCGCCGGGTGATGGGCCCGCGCGAGCTGCAGGCCCGGAATGCCAACCTGATCGGCGGCGCCATCAACGGCGGCACCGCCGCGATCGACCAGCAGCTGTTCTTCCGCCCGATCCCGGGCCTGGGTCGCGCCGAGACGCCGATCCCCGGCCTCTTCCTCGGGTCGGCCTCGGCCCATCCGGGCGGAGGCGTGCACGGAGCGCCCGGCATGAACGCCGCGCGCGCCGCCCTGGCCCACGGCCGGGTCGACCACGTGGTCTCGCCGGTCCGCGGCTGGGCGCGCTCGGTGCGAGCCCGGCTGGGCTGA
- a CDS encoding AI-2E family transporter, with protein MSSESRGAGRYEIPIGVEIAAAWAWRLVLLGAAGYLLIRVLGYFSEVTVPIAIAALLAALTVGAVDWLARHGVPRLAAALTVVLGLLLTVIGLIGVVGQQLSTQFDDLRDSVIQGIDQVQNWARTGPLDLSDRQLDNWIDRLEKAISSSDSAIFSQATEVGVQIGHFVAGFLVTFFTLFFFLYEGARIWGWIVRLFPRVARERVDSSGHAAWGSLTAFVRATVLVALADAVGIAGVALILQVPLAAAIGVLVFLGAFIPIIGATLSGLVAVLVALVAQGPVAALVMLAGVIAVQQIEAHVLQPFLMGHIVALHPLAILLVIATGLVAGGIVGALLAVPLAACVNTIVRHLASGDSPDTDGLLGEESRDLGDPPPAPA; from the coding sequence GTGAGCAGCGAATCCCGGGGGGCCGGCCGGTACGAGATCCCCATCGGCGTGGAGATCGCTGCAGCGTGGGCCTGGCGCCTCGTGCTCCTCGGAGCCGCCGGCTACCTGCTCATCCGGGTGCTCGGCTACTTCTCCGAGGTCACCGTCCCGATCGCCATCGCCGCACTGCTCGCGGCTCTCACGGTCGGAGCGGTCGACTGGCTCGCCCGTCACGGGGTGCCCCGGCTCGCTGCGGCCCTGACGGTCGTCCTGGGGCTGCTGCTCACGGTGATCGGCCTGATCGGCGTGGTGGGACAGCAGTTGTCGACGCAGTTCGACGACCTGCGCGACAGCGTCATTCAGGGGATCGACCAGGTGCAGAACTGGGCGCGCACCGGGCCGCTCGATCTCTCCGACCGTCAGCTCGACAACTGGATCGACCGACTCGAGAAGGCGATCTCCAGCAGTGACTCCGCCATCTTCTCGCAAGCCACCGAAGTCGGCGTCCAGATCGGCCACTTCGTGGCTGGCTTCCTCGTCACGTTCTTCACCCTGTTCTTCTTCCTCTATGAGGGAGCTCGCATCTGGGGCTGGATCGTGCGGTTGTTCCCACGGGTCGCCCGTGAGCGCGTGGACTCCTCGGGCCACGCGGCGTGGGGGTCGCTCACCGCGTTCGTGCGCGCCACCGTCCTCGTCGCCCTGGCGGACGCCGTCGGCATCGCGGGCGTCGCCCTGATCCTGCAGGTTCCCCTCGCGGCGGCGATCGGCGTCCTGGTGTTCCTGGGTGCCTTCATCCCGATCATCGGTGCCACCCTCTCGGGCCTGGTGGCGGTTCTGGTGGCCCTCGTCGCCCAGGGTCCGGTCGCGGCGTTGGTGATGCTGGCGGGCGTCATCGCGGTGCAACAAATCGAGGCACACGTCCTGCAGCCCTTCCTGATGGGCCACATCGTCGCTCTCCATCCGCTCGCCATCCTGCTCGTGATCGCGACGGGGCTGGTCGCCGGCGGCATCGTCGGCGCCCTGCTCGCAGTGCCGCTCGCGGCCTGCGTCAACACGATCGTGCGGCACCTGGCGTCCGGTGATTCACCGGACACCGACGGGCTCCTGGGTGAGGAGTCGAGGGACCTCGGGGACCCACCTCCGGCCCCGGCCTAG
- a CDS encoding DUF4307 domain-containing protein, translated as MTDLDARYGRHRRTTPRWLWPLVAALGITAGIAWAAWASWTNVPPFQARVHSFEVIDDQRTKVDLEIFRDEPVALTCRVFAQAHDKHVVGERNIEVPASSQSPVRIVSEIRTERRAVTAVLDSCEEG; from the coding sequence GTGACCGATCTCGACGCGCGCTACGGACGCCATCGCCGCACCACCCCGCGGTGGTTGTGGCCCCTCGTCGCCGCCCTCGGCATCACGGCGGGCATCGCCTGGGCCGCGTGGGCGTCGTGGACCAACGTGCCGCCGTTCCAAGCACGGGTGCACTCCTTCGAGGTCATCGACGACCAGCGCACGAAGGTCGACCTGGAGATCTTCCGCGACGAGCCCGTCGCGCTCACCTGCCGCGTGTTCGCGCAGGCCCACGACAAGCACGTCGTCGGCGAGAGGAACATCGAGGTCCCCGCCTCGTCCCAGAGCCCCGTGCGCATCGTCTCGGAGATCCGCACCGAGCGTCGTGCGGTGACTGCGGTTTTGGACTCCTGCGAAGAGGGCTGA